A genomic region of Pongo pygmaeus isolate AG05252 chromosome 7, NHGRI_mPonPyg2-v2.0_pri, whole genome shotgun sequence contains the following coding sequences:
- the TSPYL5 gene encoding testis-specific Y-encoded-like protein 5, with protein sequence MSGRSRGRKSSRAKNRGKGRAKARVRPAPDDAPRDPDPSQYQSLGEDTQAAQVQAGAGWGGLETAASAQLLRLGEEAACRLPLDCGLALRARAAGDRGQAAARPGPGKAASLSERLAADTVFVGTAGTVGRPKNAPRVGNRRGPAGKKAPETCSTAGRGPQVIAGGRQKKGAAGENTSVSAGEEERDAGSGLPATEGSMDTLENVQLKLENMNAQADRAYLRLSRKFGQLRLQHLERRNHLIQNIPGFWGQAFQNHPQLASFLNSQEKEVLSYLNSLEVEELGLARLGYKIKFYFDRNPYFQNKVLIKEYGCGPSGQVVSRSTPIQWLPGHDLQSLSQGDPENNRSFFGWFSNHSSIESDKIVEIINEELWPNPLQFYLLSEGARVEKGKEKEGRQGPGKQPVETTQPGVSQSN encoded by the coding sequence ATGAGCGGCCGAAGTCGGGGTCGAAAGTCCTCCCGCGCGAAAAACCGGGGCAAAGGCCGCGCCAAAGCCCGAGTCCGCCCTGCTCCGGACGACGCCCCGCGCGACCCGGACCCTTCACAGTACCAGAGTCTCGGGGAAGACACCCAGGCGGCACAGGTGCAGGCTGGCGCGGGGTGGGGTGGCCTGGAAACCGCTGCGTCCGCGCAGCTCCTCCGGCTCGGGGAGGAGGCCGCCTGCCGGCTCCCCCTGGACTGTGGCCTCGCGCTGCGGGCCCGAGCTGCGGGGGACCGGGGGCAGGCCGCGGCCAGGCCCGGCCCGGGGAAGGCCGCATCTCTCTCGGAGCGCCTGGCCGCAGACACTGTCTTCGTGGGAACAGCGGGAACCGTGGGAAGGCCGAAAAATGCCCCCCGCGTTGGAAACCGGCGTGGTCCTGCCGGGAAGAAGGCCCCAGAAACCTGTAGCACCGCGGGGAGGGGGCCTCAGGTCATAGCTGGTGGGAGGCAGAAGAAAGGGGCGGCAGGGGAGAATACCTCGGTCTcagctggggaggaagagagggatgcAGGGTCGGGGCTCCCAGCGACGGAAGGCAGCATGGATACGCTGGAGAACGTGCAGCTGAAGCTGGAGAACATGAACGCCCAGGCGGACAGGGCCTACCTTCGGCTCTCCAGGAAGTTTGGGCAGTTGCGACTGCAGCACTTGGAGCGCAGGAACCACCTCATCCAAAATATCCCGGGCTTCTGGGGGCAAGCATTTCAGAACCACCCTCAGCTAGCATCCTTTCTGAATAGCCAAGAGAAAGAGGTACTGAGCTACTTAAACAGCTTGGAAGTGGAAGAGCTCGGCCTTGCCAGATTAGGCTACAAAATCAAGTTCTACTTCGATCGCAACCCATATTTCCAAAATAAGGTGCTCATCAAGGAATATGGGTGTGGTCCTTCTGGCCAGGTGGTGTCTCGTTCTACTCCAATCCAGTGGCTCCCAGGGCATGATCTCCAGTCCCTAAGCCAGGGAGACCCAGAAAACAACCGTAGCTTCTTTGGGTGGTTTTCAAACCACAGCTCCATTGAGTCTGACAAGATTGTGGAGATAATCAACGAAGAATTGTGGCCCAATCCCCTGCAGTTCTACCTTTTGAGTGAAGGGGCTCGtgtagagaaaggaaaggaaaaagaaggcagGCAAGGTCCAGGAAAGCAGCCAGTGGAGACTACTCAGCCTGGGGTGAGCCAATCCAACTGA